Below is a window of uncultured Sphaerochaeta sp. DNA.
TAGGGAAGCATTGCATAGAATGCTGCACAGATCTCAAGGTCATCCACGCGGTTGATTTCGTTCGGTGCGTGAGCCTGTGACTCATCACCAGGGCCAAAACCAATAGCAGGAATCTTATGACGACCAGTGGTAGCAACCAAGTTGGTGGAGAAAGTCCACTTGTCAACTACGGGCTTCTTTCCAAAGAGAGCCTCATGGCCGGCAACACCAGCTTCTACCAGTGGGTGATCTGCGTCGATCTTCCAGGTGGGGAAGTACAGCTCTTGGGAGTACTCCTTCTTGGTCCAACCAATCTTCTCATAGTTGGGCATCTCGACAACGATTGACTCTGGATCATCACCGGTTGCCTTGCTGATGTACTCACGAACCTGCGAGATTGCAAGGTCTGCATCCTCACCCCAGGTAAGACGGCGGTCAAGGTAGAGCATTGCATAGTCTGCAACAGCGCACTGGCTCGGTCCCTTTACATCCATCTGGCTGACGGTGATGGTACCTTTTCCAAGGAAGTTCTCTGCATCCGGCTTAAGGTCCTTGTTCAACTGCTCGATTGCAAGAGCTGCCTTTGCAGCCTTGTAAGCAGCACTTACACCACGCTCTGGAGCACTACCGTGACAGGAAATTCCCCTGAGGATTACCCTGATCTCCATGCGTCCGCGGTGTCCACGATAAAGGCGGCAGGTTGTAGGCTCAGTGGAAACAACGAGGTCGGGTCTGAAGTTCTCTTCCTCGATGAGGTACTTCCAGCACATACCATCACAGTCTTCTTCCATGACGGTGAAGGTGAAATAAGCGGTATATTCACCACTGTAGCCGAGCTCCTTCAGGATCCTACCGGCAGTGATCATGGAAGCTGCACCACCCTTCTGGTCACTGGAACCGCGTCCCCAGACCTTTCCGTCCTTGATCTCACCACTGAAAGGATCGAAATCCCAGTTCTTCAGGTTTCCAACCTCAACAGTATCGATATGGGCATCGAAGGCAATCTTCTTGGGACCATTGCCAACGCGGCCGATGACCGAGCCCAAACCATCGATATACACTTCATCAAAGCCAGCTTCTTCACAAAGGGTTACGATGAGACGACATACATCCTCTTCCTGGGAGCTATAGCTCTTGGTCTGAACCATCTTTGAGAGATTCAATGCCGTGTAGTCACGATACTCGGCAGCCTTTGCTCTAATTTGTTCTTGAATTGTCATGTTACATTACCTCTTTCGTTCTCTATTCTCTTCTTCGTCGTAATCGAACCGGTTACGGAGCGATTGTATTTACTGTATCCCAAACGCGCTTAGCTACTTTTGCTGCCTCGTCATAGATCTTCTGTACATCAAGGCCTGGGAACTGATGGTTTTCCATCACCAGCTTTCCATTAATGATGACGCTTTCCACACAGTTGCTGCTCATGCCCCATACAAAATGGGTTGCAGCATTGTCTGCTACCAGAGGGGTTGGTGCATGGTAGTCACAGATGGTCAAATCAGCCTTATAACCGGCAGCAACCTTACCGTACTTCCCGTCAAAATACTTCTCAACCAACTGGTTTCCACGGCCCATGGCAGTCACAAAATCTGCGGGCCACCAGGAACCACCCTGATCCTTGTGCTTGAAGAATGCAATCTTGAGCTCTTCAAACATATTTCCACCACAGCCATCGGTTCCAATGACCAAATTATCGACCTTCTGGATCTGCTTGAAGTAACCAACATTGTTGTTCATGTTGCTGCGTCCATTGTGTGCAAGGAACGTACCATGAGCGTTGATCTTTTCCACCTCAGCCTCACTGAGCCAAAGCCCATGAACAAGGAGAGAGTTATCAGTCAGAAGTCCAAATTTCTCCAATCGGTCAACGATATCCAGATGGTACTTATGGTGGCTGTGCACCACATCGTACTTGTCCTCTGCAACATGGAGATGAAGGCCTGCACCTGTCTCTGCCATTGCCTCTCCCATAAGCTTCAATCCAGCATCAGGGATGGTGAACGGGGCATGTCCCCCGATCATTCCACGAACCAGGGAACTGCTCTTGGCGGCCATGGCAAAACGAAGGTTCTCCTCGACGCCTGCTTCAACCTCTTTCATTCCACCATTTCTATCGGTGACTTCATAGCAGGTAGCTCCACGCACCCCAACTTCTTCCATTCCCTTGGCAATAGTATCCAAGGATCCTGCAATATATGAGGGGCTTGCATGGTGGTCGATACAGGTGGTGGTACCACTAGCGATGGCGTCGATCGAGCTGATCAGGGAACTGTAGTAACAAGCTTCCTCATCAAGTGCACGGTCGATACGCCACCACCACTCCTTCAGAATCTGAATGAAGTCAGTCTGTGGACCTGCAGAGGCAAGCATGCCTCTGGAGAGCCCTGAGTAGTAGTGGTGATGGGAACAGACATTGCCGGGAATTACGGTCTTCCCTCTCCCATCGATAACCTTGTCTGCATGTATAGTCTCTGCTGCACCCTTGCCTACCTTGGTGATGACATCATCGACGATGACGATGTCAACTCCTTCCTGCACCTCAAAGGGCGGCTGGGTCTGCATGATCCGGGTTTGTTTAATTACCGTTGTAGCCACTTGTTCCTCCTTACGCTTCCACGTACCCAAGCAGGTAGCTGTATGAGGTGTATACCTCTTCGATCAAGGCGGCAACCTCATCAGTAATGCCTTCCTCTTCCCCTACCAGGATACCGTCTGCGTCCATCTCGCACTCGTAGGTTTTCCCATCGAGGCGAACCAGGATATCCTCACCTTCTGCGAAGAATCCACTGTTCTCTGAGTTCTCAAAATCATCCTTCCGGCTGAAGAGCGTGAACTTCTTGCGATAGGGACCGCCATCATAGGGACAGAACGTTTCACAGTTGCCGCACTCGTTGCAGTATGCATCGAGGTGAAGGATCTGGAATGGGTCTGCAAACAACCCAAGGTTCCTTACATCGATTGCAACATTGGCGCGGTTCGGACATACATCCACACACTTATTACAGAGGTAGGAGCATTCCATACAGCGAGCAGCCTCAGTTGCTGCAAATTCCTTCTCACCGAACTCCTTCGAAGAGAGAATTTTGCTCTTCTTGTCAGTTACGTCTGCAAAGAACTCATTCTCATCATTTTCGAGTTGAACCCTCTCTTCGTCGCTCATCTCTTCTTCTTCAAATGCATCATCATCGTCATCGTGGTCATGGTCACAATGCTCATCGTGTACATGCTCGCTCTCTTCCTCTTCAGGACCAAGCACCTTGTCGATGGCGGCTTCAACCGCAGAACGAGCACTTGCGATACACCTTACCACAGTGGAAGGACCACTCTGGGCATCACCAATGACGTATACATCCGAAACTTCAGACTCCTTGGTCTCCTCATCCGCCTTGGCCCAACCCTTCTCGTTGACAGGCACTCCGTACCAAGTAAGTTTCTCTGTATCAGCATGTTCACCAATTGCAGTAATCATGGTGTCTGCTTCAATGGTGAAGGTCTCTTCGGTAGCCACGGGTCTTCGTCTTCCGCTGGCATCCATTTCACCGAGTTCCATCTTTCGGACGGTGAGCATATTGCCATCAAAGCGTTCAGGATTTGCAAGGAAGATGAACTCAACATTCTCATCCTGTGCCATTCCATACTCTTCATGGTCGGCCGGCATCTCCTTCTCCGTTCTTCGATAGATTACCGAAACCTTCTCAACACCCTTGATCCTGGTAGCGGCACGTGCGCTATCCATTGCAGTGTTTCCACCACCGACAACCACAACATGCTTGCCAAGGGAAAGGGTTGATGGATCTTTTCTGAATGCAGAAAGGAAGGAGAGAGAAGGTCTTACCCTGCTCCGGTCCCCCTGCAAGGGGATATCATTGTCTACTTCGCTTCCGATTGCGTAGAAGATACGGGAGTAACCTTGAGCACGTAGTGCTTCTACGGTCATTTTCTCTGCATCTACTCCATAATTGAACTGTACGCCATGAGCCTTGATGAATTCGACATCACTTTCAATTGCTTCCACAGGAAGGCGGAATCCAGGGATGACATGGCGAACCACACCACCTGCACTCTCTTCCCTTTCGAAGACAGCGGTATCGAAACCTGCTCTCGCAAGGAAATATGCTGCTGAAAGTCCGGCAGGACCTGCCCCAACAACTGCTGCCTTGATCTCAGCTTTATCAGTCGGGCCTTCCCAGAGCTGCTTGTACTCTTCAAATCCGTTCTCTACTGCAATACGCTTCATATCACGGATACGAACTGCTCCCTCATAATCCATGCGGGTACAGTGCAGCTGGCACTGGTGGTCACAAATGTGACCAGTGATGGCAGGAAGTGCGTTCTTGTCGTAGATGACAGCCAAGGCCTCCCCATAGCGTCCCTGACCAACCAGCTGTACATACTCAGGTACGTCCTGATGAATCGGGCAAGCAGTTTGGCAAGGTGCAACATAGCAATCAAAGAGAGGAAGTTTCTCACCGATCTTCACGGTGTCGGTTCCTCTGAAGTCTTTTTCAGCTACGGCATACTTACCCGCTCGTGCATCTTCTGAAAGCTTCTCGAGTTTCTTGACATCAATGCCATCCATCTTCCAGGCATCACTCTCTTCAAGGATTTCCACAAGCTGTTTCATGCGGGTGTAGCCACCTGGCTTGAGCATATCGGTTGCCAGGGTAATTGGCCTGATACCACTCTCAAACAAGGCTTTGATCGTAAAGGCATTGGCACCACCACTGTAGCTGATGGGAAGCTTGCCGTTAAATTCCTTGCTGAGCTTAAGTCCCACAGTTGTGGAGATAGGAAGCAAGGTACGACCTGACATGTACATCTCACCACCAGGGAGTACTCCCTGGTCGTTTACTGATCCAAGGGTGTTGGTCAGTTTTACACCGAAGCCCCTGCCCTCTTTCTTTGCGAGGTCAACCAGGCGATGCAACATGGCAATTGCATC
It encodes the following:
- a CDS encoding YgeY family selenium metabolism-linked hydrolase produces the protein MTIQEQIRAKAAEYRDYTALNLSKMVQTKSYSSQEEDVCRLIVTLCEEAGFDEVYIDGLGSVIGRVGNGPKKIAFDAHIDTVEVGNLKNWDFDPFSGEIKDGKVWGRGSSDQKGGAASMITAGRILKELGYSGEYTAYFTFTVMEEDCDGMCWKYLIEEENFRPDLVVSTEPTTCRLYRGHRGRMEIRVILRGISCHGSAPERGVSAAYKAAKAALAIEQLNKDLKPDAENFLGKGTITVSQMDVKGPSQCAVADYAMLYLDRRLTWGEDADLAISQVREYISKATGDDPESIVVEMPNYEKIGWTKKEYSQELYFPTWKIDADHPLVEAGVAGHEALFGKKPVVDKWTFSTNLVATTGRHKIPAIGFGPGDESQAHAPNEINRVDDLEICAAFYAMLPYSLEK
- the ssnA gene encoding putative aminohydrolase SsnA → MATTVIKQTRIMQTQPPFEVQEGVDIVIVDDVITKVGKGAAETIHADKVIDGRGKTVIPGNVCSHHHYYSGLSRGMLASAGPQTDFIQILKEWWWRIDRALDEEACYYSSLISSIDAIASGTTTCIDHHASPSYIAGSLDTIAKGMEEVGVRGATCYEVTDRNGGMKEVEAGVEENLRFAMAAKSSSLVRGMIGGHAPFTIPDAGLKLMGEAMAETGAGLHLHVAEDKYDVVHSHHKYHLDIVDRLEKFGLLTDNSLLVHGLWLSEAEVEKINAHGTFLAHNGRSNMNNNVGYFKQIQKVDNLVIGTDGCGGNMFEELKIAFFKHKDQGGSWWPADFVTAMGRGNQLVEKYFDGKYGKVAAGYKADLTICDYHAPTPLVADNAATHFVWGMSSNCVESVIINGKLVMENHQFPGLDVQKIYDEAAKVAKRVWDTVNTIAP
- the ygfK gene encoding putative selenate reductase subunit YgfK, with the protein product MGDIMRPVPFTELISRIVGEYRNHHTIFGIAEEQFYHESGKHSLNVFSQSCATPCGPAAGPHTQLAQNIIASYLVGGRFMELKTVQVLDTLEIEKPCIDARDEGYNVEWSSEFTLPKAWDEYAKAWIILHLLEAVMQKGKFEKPSFIFNMSVGYNLEGIKTEKMQKFIDSMIDARKDERFAEYLHELEALIEEGLFEGTPWEGLEKKLKGITEKISWNISPSTTLSTMHGCPPKEIEAICSYMLTEKKVDTFVKLNPTLLGFDTVRKILDDLGFDYLTISKESFEHDLQYPDAIAMLHRLVDLAKKEGRGFGVKLTNTLGSVNDQGVLPGGEMYMSGRTLLPISTTVGLKLSKEFNGKLPISYSGGANAFTIKALFESGIRPITLATDMLKPGGYTRMKQLVEILEESDAWKMDGIDVKKLEKLSEDARAGKYAVAEKDFRGTDTVKIGEKLPLFDCYVAPCQTACPIHQDVPEYVQLVGQGRYGEALAVIYDKNALPAITGHICDHQCQLHCTRMDYEGAVRIRDMKRIAVENGFEEYKQLWEGPTDKAEIKAAVVGAGPAGLSAAYFLARAGFDTAVFEREESAGGVVRHVIPGFRLPVEAIESDVEFIKAHGVQFNYGVDAEKMTVEALRAQGYSRIFYAIGSEVDNDIPLQGDRSRVRPSLSFLSAFRKDPSTLSLGKHVVVVGGGNTAMDSARAATRIKGVEKVSVIYRRTEKEMPADHEEYGMAQDENVEFIFLANPERFDGNMLTVRKMELGEMDASGRRRPVATEETFTIEADTMITAIGEHADTEKLTWYGVPVNEKGWAKADEETKESEVSDVYVIGDAQSGPSTVVRCIASARSAVEAAIDKVLGPEEEESEHVHDEHCDHDHDDDDDAFEEEEMSDEERVQLENDENEFFADVTDKKSKILSSKEFGEKEFAATEAARCMECSYLCNKCVDVCPNRANVAIDVRNLGLFADPFQILHLDAYCNECGNCETFCPYDGGPYRKKFTLFSRKDDFENSENSGFFAEGEDILVRLDGKTYECEMDADGILVGEEEGITDEVAALIEEVYTSYSYLLGYVEA